A genomic region of Alligator mississippiensis isolate rAllMis1 chromosome 4, rAllMis1, whole genome shotgun sequence contains the following coding sequences:
- the LOC106738403 gene encoding C-type lectin domain family 4 member A — MASEITYAEVKFKDPLPSEEAKAPKEKSPPQHEPCKPPQWLLWLISGLLLLLCVVLLVVFFVVPHQQNCGEHKALPQNISEWLCAVRIAEEKGQ, encoded by the exons ATGGCGTCCGAGATCACCTACGCAGAGGTGAAGTTCAAGGACCCATTACCTTCTGAAGAGGCCAAAG CACCGAAAGAGAAGAGTCCACCTCAACATGAACCCTGCAAACCACCCCAGTGGCTCCTGTGGTTGATCTCGgggctgttgctgttgctgtgtgTTGTTCTCCTTGTTGTCTTCTTTG TGGTTCCCCATCAGCAGAACTGTGGAGAGCACAAAGCCTTACCTCAGAATATCTCTGAGTGGCTCTGTGCCGTGCGGATAGCTGAAGAAAAAGGTCAGTGA